One stretch of Asterias rubens chromosome 8 unlocalized genomic scaffold, eAstRub1.3 super_scaffold_89, whole genome shotgun sequence DNA includes these proteins:
- the LOC117305577 gene encoding squamous cell carcinoma antigen recognized by T-cells 3-like isoform X3 — translation MSKYFPLTPELWLEWIQDEIDLQHLEKSKINKLFQKAVGDYTSPELWEKYCSFCLETMNTNYSISEVRSIFEQALTAVRLHVSKADIIWKLYRDFENSLRESAQNECEKDQQTARLERLFKRQLSVPLMNIRDTWSEYESMLGKPPTQISKGILAQLDKYRPYEQKLLKTTPPSSEDYRAYLDYEKASKGHPARVQCLYERAVLDHCLQEQLWLDYTDYVETKLKIKDIVLSVYDRSVRNCPWSGRLWCNYLIAKEKFRESLNVIKDEKLE, via the exons ATGAGCAAGTATTTTCCATTAACTCCAG AGCTTTGGTTAGAATGGATACAAGATGAGATTGATCTTCAGCATTTGGAGAAATCTAAGATCAATAAACTCTTCCAAAAAGCAGTTGGAGACTACACCT CACCAGAGCTGTGGGAGAAGTATTGTAGTTTCTGCTTGGAAACTATGAATACAAACTACAGCATAAGTGAAGTGCGTAGTATCTTTGAGCAAGCTCTGACTGCAGTAAGGCTACATGTCAGCAAGGCTGACATTATTTGGAAGTTATACAGAGACTTTGAAAACAGCCTCAGAGAAAGTGCACAG AATGAGTGTGAGAAGGACCAACAAACAGCTAGGCTGGAACGACTTTTCAAACGTCAGCTATCAGTGCCACTCATGA ACATAAGGGATACATGGAGTGAGTACGAGTCCATGTTGGGAAAACCTCCAACACAGATTTCTAAAGGAATCTTAGCTCAACTTGATAAGTACAGACCGTATGAGCAGAAACTG TTGAAGACAACTCCTCCAAGTTCTGAAGACTACAGAGCCTACCTAGATTACGAGAAGGCATCTAAGGGTCACCCTGCTCGTGTACAATGCTTGTATGAGAGAGCCGTACTAGATCACTGTCTGCAAGAACAACTTTGGCTAGACTACACTGACTATGTT GAGACTAAGCTGAAGATTAAGGACATAGTGCTATCAGTGTATGACAGATCAGTCAGGAACTGCCCTTGGTCTGGACGACTATGGTGTAACTATTTGATTGCCAAGGAAAAGTTCAGAGAGTCACTCAATGTCATTAAAG